The Megachile rotundata isolate GNS110a chromosome 3, iyMegRotu1, whole genome shotgun sequence genome includes a window with the following:
- the Agxt gene encoding alanine-glyoxylate aminotransferase, with the protein MNYKWDQLAVRKEPPKALRSKLQVPVKTLATPGPTNCSKRVLRSLQNQIIGHLQPEICQIMDEIKAGLQYVFQTNNRLTLALSASGHGGMEACLVNILEPGETVLIVKSGIWGERASDMATRIGANVELIETPHNKGLTLDELEVALAKYRPVAVFMVQAESSTGLKQPLEGFGDLVHKYDALFIVDCVASLGGEPFFMDSWNIDVTYTASQKVLGAPPGFAPISFSPRAERKLFQRKTKPVSFYWDLRILGVYWKCFDNEDRVYHHTMSATLLYGLREALAELIEEGLPASWARHAAAAARFRKGLELRGLRCYVQIPQYQLSTVISIELPPGVDERIIVQRALEKYKVEISRGLGPTVGKIIRIGFLGINASPKVVDLVLRVLDEGLIHAKKSKL; encoded by the exons ATGAATTACAAATGGGACCAGCTTGCCGTTCGCAAAGAACCACCAAAGGCACTTCGAAGCAAATTACAAGTGCCGGTAAAAACTTTAGCAACTCCCGGACCGACTAATTGCTCCAAGAGAGTCCTTCGCTCTCTTCAGAATCAAATTATCGGCCATCTTCAGCCCGAGATCTGTCAG ATAATGGATGAAATTAAGGCTGGACTGCAATACGTCTTCCAAACAAACAACAGACTTACCTTGGCACTTAGTGCATCAGGACACGGTGGCATGGAGGCGTGTCTAGTTAATATACTCGAACCCGGTGAAACTGTCCTCATCGTCAAATCTGGCATTTGGGGTGAACGTGCAAGTGACATGGCCACTCGAATTGGAGCTAAT gtCGAGCTGATAGAAACGCCACACAACAAGGGCCTCACATTGGATGAACTAGAAGTTGCTTTGGCAAAATATAGACCAGTAGCTGTTTTCATGGTCCAAGCAGAATCCTCCACAGGGTTAAAACAACCACTGGAAGGTTTTGGAGACCTCGTTCACAA ATACGATGCTTTATTCATTGTCGATTGCGTCGCGTCATTGGGCGGCGAGCCGTTCTTCATGGATTCCTGGAACATCGATGTGACTTACACTGCTAGCCAAAAGGTTCTTGGTGCCCCACCTGGATTCGCTCCCATTTCGTTCAGTCCACGGGCAGA ACGAAAGCTGTTCCAAAGAAAAACCAAACCAGTCTCCTTCTATTGGGACTTGAGGATCCTCGGCGTTTATTGGAAATGTTTCGATAACGAAGACCGCGTGTATCACCACACGATGAGTGCAACGTTGTTGTACGGTTTAAGAGAAGCATTGGCAGAACTCATTGAAGAGGGTCTCCCAGCATCTTGGGCCAGACACGCGGCTGCAGCTGCCAGATTCAGGAAGGGTCTTGAATTACGAGGGCTTCGATGTTACGTGCAAATTCCACAGTATCAATTATCCACCGTGATCTCCATAGAGCTGCCACCTGGCGTCGACGAGAGGATCATTGTGCAGCGAGCCTTGGAGAA GTACAAAGTTGAAATCAGCCGAGGTTTAGGACCGACCGTAGGGAAGATTATACGAATCGGATTTTTAGGAATTAATGCGTCACCCAAAGTAGTGGATCTCGTACTACGCGTGCTCGACGAAGGTCTCATACACGCCAAGAAATCAAAGCTGTAA